One Entomomonas asaccharolytica DNA segment encodes these proteins:
- the htpX gene encoding protease HtpX, which produces MTRIILYLLTNLAIVIVAGIVLSLLGFSGYIEQDGLNLTALLIFCAIVGFAGSLISLFISKFMAKRAMNVQVIDQPRTRHEQWLIQTVQELSQKAGIKMPEVGIFPAYEANAFATGWNKNAALVAVSQGLLERFSPDEVKAVLGHEIGHVANGDMVTLALIQGVVNTFVMFFARIIGYFVDRVVFKNENGRGIGFFVATIVAELVLGILATMIVMWFSRKREYRADYAGASLVSPIAMISALQHLQAESNIPAEMPDSLQAFGINGSLKSGLQELFMSHPRLEDRIAALRQ; this is translated from the coding sequence ATGACACGTATTATCCTATATTTATTAACCAACTTAGCCATCGTAATAGTAGCAGGTATTGTACTCAGTTTATTAGGTTTTTCTGGTTATATAGAGCAAGATGGCCTGAATTTAACTGCTTTACTTATTTTCTGTGCTATTGTTGGCTTTGCTGGATCATTGATCTCACTGTTTATATCAAAGTTTATGGCTAAACGGGCCATGAATGTACAGGTTATTGATCAACCTAGAACACGCCATGAACAATGGTTAATCCAAACAGTACAAGAGCTTTCTCAAAAAGCGGGTATTAAAATGCCAGAAGTGGGTATTTTCCCTGCTTATGAAGCCAATGCCTTCGCCACAGGCTGGAACAAAAATGCTGCGCTAGTGGCCGTCAGTCAAGGTTTACTTGAACGTTTTTCGCCAGATGAAGTAAAAGCAGTACTTGGTCACGAAATTGGCCACGTAGCCAACGGCGATATGGTAACACTTGCCCTTATTCAAGGAGTTGTTAACACCTTTGTAATGTTCTTTGCACGTATTATTGGTTATTTTGTAGATAGAGTGGTCTTTAAAAATGAGAATGGTCGCGGCATAGGTTTCTTTGTTGCCACTATTGTTGCTGAATTAGTATTAGGTATTTTAGCCACCATGATCGTTATGTGGTTCTCCAGAAAACGTGAATACCGAGCTGATTATGCAGGCGCTTCATTAGTCAGTCCTATTGCAATGATTTCAGCACTGCAACATTTACAAGCTGAATCTAATATTCCTGCTGAAATGCCTGACAGTTTACAAGCTTTTGGTATCAATGGTTCATTAAAAAGCGGGTTACAAGAGCTATTTATGAGCCACCCTCGCTTAGAAGATCGTATTGCAGCACTTCGTCAATAG
- a CDS encoding [protein-PII] uridylyltransferase: MSSTAELFDQGQFQAELALKSSPIAAFKKAIKQACTILDQRFCTGYDIRKLITERAWFIDQILIQAWKQFNWSEPNRIALLAVGGYGRGELHPHSDIDVLILIENGYQEQFTSSIEKFLMLLWDIGLEIGHSVRTLDECAEHARNDLTIITNLIECRTITGADTLRKQMLAATSTEHMWPSSEFLIQKYYEQKARHEKYNDTEYNLEPNVKGSPGGLRDIQTILWIGRREYGKLKLHAMIAKGFITENEYRVMNASLLFLWKVRYALHMLANRAEDRLLFDYQAKVANLLGYTAEEPKVAIEQLMKKYYRMVMNVSSINEIIYQHFKEVILEKNKTPTITPLNKHFQICNDFIEVTQPDVFKKEPSALLEIFLVLAKHPDIWGIRANTIRLLCEARYLINDKFRHDPKNSKLFLDLFKCETDIHRNLRRMNRYGILGRYIPAFGHIVGQMQYDLFHIYTVDAHTLNVIKHLRKLSRSEMIEKFPLPSKVFLKLAKPELIYLAGLFHDIGKGRGGDHSEIGAEEVVNFGKLHRLPAEDTKLIAWLVANHLIMSTTAQRKDLTDPKVINDFALRVGDENHLNYLYVLTVADINATNPTLWNSWRATLLQQLYTETKRALRRGLTNLLGRNEQIHQTQQAAMDILIRSGVDEDEIMSLWTQMGEDYFLRHTSSDIAWHTEAILHHANNQDPLVLFKQTSQRGMASASQIFIYAPKQWDFFAVTVSIMGQLNLSIQDARILPSTSKFSLDTYIVLNEDGSSIGQDQHRIDTIRKELINGLKNPENYQTIIQRRVPRQLKHFTFKPRVSIYNDLQNDVSVVQIEAPDRPGLLARIAKIFLSYDLTIQGAKITTLGERVEDNFLVIDKTGHAISNTELIAQLQQTIINKLSEISQPTSDNLTIAI, translated from the coding sequence ATGAGTAGTACTGCTGAATTATTTGATCAAGGGCAATTCCAAGCTGAACTTGCCTTGAAATCAAGCCCTATTGCTGCTTTTAAAAAAGCCATTAAACAAGCATGTACTATTCTTGACCAGCGCTTTTGTACGGGTTATGACATTCGTAAACTAATTACTGAACGCGCTTGGTTTATTGACCAAATTCTTATTCAAGCTTGGAAGCAGTTTAATTGGTCTGAACCTAACCGTATTGCTTTATTAGCAGTTGGAGGTTACGGTCGCGGAGAACTACACCCCCACTCCGATATTGATGTATTAATTCTGATAGAAAATGGTTATCAAGAACAATTTACCTCTTCTATTGAAAAGTTTTTAATGCTGCTATGGGATATTGGCTTAGAAATTGGACATAGTGTCCGCACCTTAGATGAATGCGCTGAACATGCCCGTAATGATCTAACCATTATTACCAACTTGATCGAGTGCCGTACTATTACTGGAGCAGACACACTCCGTAAACAAATGCTAGCGGCAACCAGTACAGAACATATGTGGCCAAGTTCAGAATTTCTTATTCAGAAATACTATGAACAAAAAGCCCGTCATGAAAAATACAATGACACAGAATATAACCTAGAACCTAATGTAAAAGGCTCTCCTGGTGGTCTAAGAGATATTCAAACTATTCTATGGATCGGTCGTAGAGAATATGGCAAATTAAAGCTGCACGCCATGATTGCCAAAGGCTTTATTACAGAAAATGAATACCGTGTCATGAACGCCTCGTTGCTTTTTTTATGGAAAGTTCGCTATGCCTTACATATGTTAGCTAACCGAGCCGAAGACCGCTTACTGTTTGATTATCAAGCTAAAGTCGCTAATTTATTAGGTTATACTGCTGAAGAGCCTAAAGTAGCTATTGAACAATTAATGAAGAAATATTACCGAATGGTAATGAATGTTTCGAGCATTAATGAAATTATCTATCAGCATTTTAAAGAAGTTATTTTAGAAAAAAACAAAACACCTACCATCACCCCGCTGAATAAACATTTTCAAATATGTAATGACTTTATTGAGGTGACTCAGCCAGATGTATTTAAAAAAGAACCCTCAGCGCTGTTAGAAATTTTCTTAGTCCTTGCAAAGCATCCTGATATATGGGGCATTAGAGCCAATACTATACGCTTGCTATGCGAAGCGAGATATTTAATTAATGATAAATTTCGCCATGATCCAAAAAATTCAAAATTATTTCTAGATCTCTTTAAATGTGAAACAGATATTCATCGTAATTTAAGACGTATGAACCGTTATGGTATTTTAGGTCGTTATATTCCTGCTTTTGGACATATTGTAGGACAAATGCAATATGATCTGTTTCATATTTACACAGTAGATGCCCATACCTTAAATGTTATCAAGCACTTAAGAAAGTTATCTCGTTCAGAGATGATAGAGAAATTTCCCTTACCAAGTAAAGTTTTCTTAAAACTTGCCAAACCTGAATTAATCTACTTAGCAGGATTGTTTCATGATATTGGTAAAGGGCGTGGTGGCGATCACTCAGAAATTGGCGCAGAAGAAGTAGTTAATTTTGGTAAGCTACACCGGCTGCCTGCAGAAGATACTAAACTTATTGCTTGGTTGGTGGCTAATCACTTAATAATGTCCACCACCGCACAACGTAAAGATTTAACTGACCCTAAAGTGATTAATGATTTCGCATTACGGGTAGGTGATGAAAATCATCTTAATTATCTGTATGTACTGACTGTAGCTGATATTAATGCCACCAATCCAACGCTCTGGAATTCTTGGCGTGCCACTTTATTACAACAACTTTATACCGAAACTAAACGCGCCTTAAGACGCGGTTTAACTAATTTACTTGGTCGTAATGAACAAATCCATCAAACTCAACAAGCAGCTATGGATATTTTAATTCGTAGTGGTGTTGATGAAGATGAGATTATGTCATTGTGGACGCAAATGGGCGAAGACTATTTTTTACGTCATACCTCCAGTGATATTGCTTGGCATACTGAAGCTATTTTACATCATGCCAATAATCAAGACCCATTAGTGCTTTTTAAACAAACCTCACAACGCGGCATGGCGAGTGCATCACAAATCTTTATTTATGCACCTAAGCAATGGGATTTCTTTGCAGTAACAGTATCTATCATGGGACAACTGAATCTTAGTATTCAGGATGCGCGGATTTTACCTTCAACCTCTAAGTTTTCACTAGATACTTATATTGTTTTAAACGAAGATGGTTCATCCATAGGGCAGGATCAACACCGTATAGATACCATACGTAAAGAACTAATTAATGGTTTGAAAAATCCAGAAAACTACCAAACCATTATTCAACGTCGTGTACCTAGGCAGTTAAAGCACTTTACCTTTAAACCCAGAGTATCTATTTATAACGACTTACAAAATGATGTTAGCGTGGTACAAATCGAGGCGCCTGATAGACCTGGTTTACTAGCACGTATAGCGAAAATATTTTTATCTTATGATTTAACCATCCAAGGTGCTAAAATAACCACCTTAGGAGAACGAGTAGAGGATAACTTTTTAGTTATTGATAAAACTGGGCATGCTATTTCTAACACTGAGCTAATAGCACAACTACAACAAACTATTATTAACAAGCTATCAGAAATCTCACAACCAACTTCTGATAACCTTACTATAGCCATTTAA
- the map gene encoding type I methionyl aminopeptidase: MSVIIKTPEDIEKMRIAGRLAAEVLEMLDEHVKVGITTDELNTICHDYIVNVQQAIPAPLNYHGYPKSICTSVNHVVCHGIPNDKPLKNGDIVNIDITVIKDGYHGDTSKMYLLGDVPEWADRLCKITQECMYMAIESVKPGAHLGDIGAIIQKHAEKNGFSVVRDYCGHGIGKGFHEAPQVLHYGKAGTGIELKEGMIFTIEPMINQGRYETRTLGDGWTAITKDRKLSAQYEHMILVTDHGYEVLTLRKEETFPRSN, translated from the coding sequence ATGAGTGTAATCATTAAAACACCAGAAGACATTGAAAAAATGCGCATTGCTGGTCGTCTAGCCGCTGAAGTATTAGAAATGTTGGATGAGCATGTAAAAGTTGGTATAACCACGGATGAATTAAATACTATTTGCCATGATTATATCGTGAATGTACAACAAGCTATCCCTGCTCCATTAAACTATCATGGTTATCCAAAATCTATTTGTACCTCTGTAAACCATGTTGTTTGTCATGGTATTCCAAACGATAAACCATTAAAAAATGGTGATATTGTGAACATCGATATTACCGTTATCAAAGATGGTTACCATGGCGATACCAGTAAAATGTACTTGCTTGGTGATGTGCCAGAGTGGGCTGATCGCTTATGTAAAATCACTCAAGAATGTATGTATATGGCTATTGAATCAGTAAAGCCAGGTGCCCACTTAGGCGATATTGGTGCCATTATTCAAAAACATGCTGAGAAAAATGGTTTCTCTGTAGTACGCGATTATTGTGGTCATGGTATTGGCAAAGGTTTTCATGAAGCACCACAGGTTTTGCATTATGGCAAAGCAGGCACAGGCATAGAGCTTAAAGAAGGTATGATTTTTACCATAGAGCCTATGATTAACCAAGGTCGTTATGAAACGCGTACATTAGGTGATGGTTGGACGGCTATTACTAAAGATCGTAAATTATCCGCTCAATATGAGCATATGATCTTAGTAACTGACCATGGCTATGAAGTATTAACCTTACGTAAAGAAGAAACTTTTCCCCGCAGCAATTAG